In Aspergillus nidulans FGSC A4 chromosome IV, a single window of DNA contains:
- a CDS encoding adaptor protein STE50 (transcript_id=CADANIAT00000190) gives MSLHTSYHADSDADDEYERSVITSPHLATDSEGSASESEFPSAEPTPTFAHNEDNSKIPDTIITEWTAEECASFVASLGLRQYCQAFIENGIVGEALIALRHDELKEMGIASVGHRLTILKSVYEMKVKQDIPLDADHYIPLSADQSMNESATQEDIARLIQSIRLRDEKIMTVETELRRVLEDYRRLREELLPVFKMAKDKSQPLPPPTAVSSSDGYYDDRLSGSTLTGQQSGITILDRSGSILSRNLSKRVHGGTTPKNNSPTHIPPSIHENRAYNDGTNLDPSAAAVAASSHLSTMNGKSQLSPNLPSPTSPSNHYGAPQTLASRAYTQPGSARNPHDHYDDNPQSQSRSDRLNTTSSSATRSEIPSRSESRAGGETPSVEIFKSFRVSVDDPCYKVLPAALKKYNINGDWKQYALYIVYGDQERCLGLEERPLILFKQLEKEGRKPMFMLRKQQQAPESTTAYPPSGGSAPNSAGFEPRQAQINLPGGVL, from the exons ATGTCCCTCCATACCTCCTACCACGCGGATTCagacgccgatgatgagtACGAACGCAGCGTCATTACCTCCCCGCATCTAGCAACGGATTCAGAAGGCTCTGCATCGGAGTCAGAGTTCCCGTCAGCAGAGCCTACTCCGACCTTTGCCCATAATGAAGATAATTCCAAGATCCCGGACACCATAATCACCGAATGGACTGCCGAGGAATGCGCGAGCTTTGTTGCCTCCTTGGGCCTGCGCCAATACTGTCAGGCGTTTATAG AGAACGGTATTGTTGGAGAGGCGCTTATCGCGTTGAGACACGATGAGCTGAAAGAAATGGGCATTGCCAGTGTGGGGCACCGGTTGACCATACTCAAGAGTGTCTACGAGATGAAAGTAAAGCAGGATATTCCGCTCGATGCCGACCACTACATTCCCCTTT CTGCCGATCAAAGCATGAACGAAAGCGCAACGCAGGAAGATATAGCTCGCCTGATTCAATCCATCAGACTCCGGGACGAGAAAATCATGACTGTGGAAACAGAGCTACGGCGTGTGTTGGAGGACTACCGACGACTGAGGGAGGAGCTCCTGCCCGTCTTCAAAATGGCAAAGGACAAATCCCAACCGCTGCCTCCCCCGACAGCCGTGTCTTCGTCGGACGGCTATTATGACGATAGACTCTCAGGGTCAACCCTCACAGGCCAACAGTCTGGCATTACCATCCTCGACCGATCCGGCTCTATCTTGTCCCGAAACCTGTCTAAACGAGTTCATGGAGGCACTACTCCCAAAAACAACTCTCCAACCCACATTCCTCCTTCTATCCACGAGAACCGGGCGTACAATGATGGCACCAACCTTGACCCATCAgccgctgctgtcgccgCATCCTCACACCTCAGCACTATGAATGGAAAGTCACAACTATCACCCAATTTACCGTCGCCGACATCTCCCAGTAATCACTACGGCGCACCGCAGACCCTAGCGTCTCGTGCCTACACACAGCCAGGCTCTGCCCGCAATCCCCACGACCACTATGACGACAATCCCCAATCTCAGTCCCGCTCAGACCGTTTGAACAccacttcttcatcagccacGCGTTCGGAGATTCCTTCGCGATCTGAGTCTAGAGCGGGGGGTGAGACTCCAAGCGTGGAAATTTTCAAATCCTTTCGTGTCTCCGTCGATGATCCATGCTACAAGGTCCTCCCGGCCGCTCTTAAGAAGTATAACATCAACGGCGATTGGAAGCAGTACGCTCTTTACATTGTGTATGGCGATCAGGAACGTTGTCTCGGGCTAGAAGAACGGCCGCTTATTCTCTTTAAGCAGCTAGAAAAGGAAGGGCGAAAGCCGATGTTTATGCTGCGGAAACAACAACAGGCGCCTGAAAGTACCACTGCATATCCACCCAGCGGGGGCTCAGCGCCGAACAGTGCTGGCTTTGAGCCGCGACAAGCGCAGATCAACCTTCCCGGCGGAGTTTTATAA
- a CDS encoding uncharacterized protein (transcript_id=CADANIAT00000189) has protein sequence MPSSPTNSSHTAQPSPADLESDLLAHLASTHALEDLHTNLLSTLQRLGWTEKIRRLSTELLRANRCERFDDVVEAVVASAQGRSHPFLVDSNSDNNTGSRANHTHNHNGDVDGVESNSAYSIENADLRIPSVVVEQGVRAIKDILREVVILEDEGDGAGDSSSATGTVSNNAVDVVGETATKRQGEKVVNGDTSPTKKGDKKAKQGKQIR, from the coding sequence ATGCCTTCTTCCCCGACCAATTCCAGCCACACCGCGCAGCCATCTCCAGCTGACCTCGAATCCGACCTCCTCGCGCACCTGGCCTCAACACAcgccctcgaagacctgcaCACAAACCTGCTCTCAACACTCCAACGGCTCGGCTGGACCGAGAAAATCCGGCGATTGAGTACTGAGCTTCTCCGCGCGAACCGATGTGAGCGATTCGACGACGTCGTTGAAGCAGTCGTCGCTTCGGCGCAGGGCCGCTCGCACCCGTTCCTTGTCGATTCCAACTCCGATAATAACACCGGCTCTCGCGCAAACCATACACACAATCATAACGGGGATGTGGACGGAGTTGAAAGCAACAGTGCGTACTCCATTGAAAATGCGGATTTGCGGATTCCGAGCGTGGTCGTTGAGCAAGGGGTTCGAGCAATCAAGGATATATTAAGAGAGGTCGTTATactggaagatgaaggggaTGGAGCCGGAGATAGCAGTAGTGCTACTGGGACGGTTAGTAATAATGCTGTTGATGTGGTTGGAGAGACTGCGACGAAACGACAGGGAGAGAAGGTGGTTAATGGTGATACAAGCCCGACCAAGAAGGGGGACAAGAAGGCGAAACAGGGGAAGCAGATAAGATGA